From a single Terriglobia bacterium genomic region:
- a CDS encoding TldD/PmbA family protein translates to MRTRIAVFLLLLWSGVACGQSDALLSTMKQELNRSFEALKKTATPPYFISYQLTDNRAISVQSSFGALTASSDARTRLLDIDLRVGDYKLDNTHSGGEGFDPRTGSQAAVSIPIEDDAQAVKVALWLETDRHYKSAVQRLEAIKTNAQTRPPKEDRSPDFSTAPPESSLEALAPFSFDQRAWEAKVRKYGRVFRQDPNILSAHVNASGEIETRRYVNTDGSELRISMPLYRLDISATIKATDGEILPLHRQFMSFTPEGMPGEEAVMQAVSEMVAGLVALRNAPVGDAYTGPAILSGRASAVFFHEVFGHRIEGDRLKGDDDAQTFKKKLNQQILPKFLSVYSDPTLNHYHGADLVGYYSYDDEGVKARRVQVVQNGVFRSFLTSRSPMAGFEHSNGHGRRQQGYPTMSRQSNLVVEASQSVSRSALKKLLIERVKAAKKPYGLLFDDIEGGFTFTGRNVPNAFSVMPTVVYRVYPDGREERVRGLNLVGTPLIAFSKISAADDAPDVFNGVCGAESGWVPVSAVAPGLLVDQIEVQRKPKAQDRDPILPAPNAEAK, encoded by the coding sequence TTGCGCACGCGCATTGCGGTCTTCCTTCTGCTGCTATGGTCCGGGGTTGCCTGCGGCCAGTCCGACGCGCTCCTCAGCACGATGAAACAGGAGCTGAACCGCTCCTTCGAGGCGCTGAAGAAGACTGCGACGCCGCCCTACTTCATCTCGTACCAGCTCACCGATAATCGCGCGATCTCGGTCCAATCGTCGTTCGGCGCGCTGACTGCCAGCAGCGATGCCCGCACACGCTTGCTGGATATTGACCTGCGGGTCGGGGATTACAAGCTCGACAACACGCATTCCGGCGGCGAAGGTTTCGACCCCCGGACCGGCTCCCAGGCGGCGGTCAGTATTCCGATAGAGGATGACGCGCAAGCGGTGAAAGTCGCCCTGTGGCTGGAAACCGATCGGCATTACAAATCCGCGGTGCAGCGGCTGGAGGCGATCAAAACCAACGCCCAGACCCGGCCGCCCAAGGAAGACCGTTCGCCCGATTTCTCGACGGCACCGCCGGAGAGCTCCCTGGAAGCGCTGGCGCCTTTCTCCTTCGACCAGCGAGCGTGGGAGGCGAAGGTTCGCAAGTACGGTCGTGTCTTCCGCCAAGATCCCAATATTTTGAGCGCGCATGTCAACGCCAGCGGGGAGATCGAAACCCGCCGCTACGTCAATACCGACGGCAGTGAACTCCGCATCTCCATGCCGTTATACCGGCTCGATATTTCCGCAACCATCAAGGCTACCGACGGAGAAATCCTGCCGCTGCACCGGCAGTTCATGTCATTCACGCCCGAAGGCATGCCGGGCGAGGAAGCCGTCATGCAAGCGGTGTCCGAGATGGTGGCGGGTCTGGTTGCACTGCGCAATGCTCCGGTGGGAGATGCGTATACCGGGCCGGCCATCCTTTCCGGCCGCGCCAGCGCCGTGTTTTTTCACGAGGTCTTCGGGCACCGCATCGAGGGCGACCGGCTCAAGGGGGACGACGATGCCCAGACATTCAAGAAAAAGCTGAACCAGCAGATCTTGCCGAAATTCCTGTCCGTGTATTCGGATCCCACGCTCAACCACTACCACGGCGCAGACCTGGTCGGTTATTACTCGTACGATGACGAGGGCGTCAAGGCGCGGCGCGTGCAAGTGGTGCAGAACGGCGTGTTCAGGAGCTTCTTGACTTCGCGCTCGCCGATGGCAGGATTCGAACACTCCAACGGCCATGGCCGCCGCCAGCAGGGCTACCCGACGATGTCGCGGCAATCGAACCTGGTGGTGGAAGCTTCGCAGTCGGTTTCGCGTTCCGCGCTGAAAAAGTTGCTCATCGAGCGCGTCAAGGCCGCCAAGAAGCCCTATGGACTCCTGTTTGACGATATCGAGGGGGGCTTCACCTTTACCGGGCGGAACGTGCCGAACGCGTTCAGCGTAATGCCGACGGTGGTTTACCGGGTGTATCCCGACGGACGCGAGGAGAGGGTTCGGGGGCTCAACCTGGTGGGCACGCCCCTGATCGCATTCAGCAAAATCAGCGCCGCCGATGACGCGCCCGACGTCTTTAATGGCGTGTGCGGCGCCGAATCGGGATGGGTGCCGGTGTCGGCCGTAGCGCCGGGCTTGCTGGTGGACCAAATCGAGGTCCAGCGCAAGCCGAAAGCGCAGGATCGTGATCCGATTCTGCCCGCGCCCAACGCGGAAGCCAAGTAA
- a CDS encoding PilZ domain-containing protein, whose protein sequence is MQSAPIPNALSRAFKRRSARVQLKILISVVSGDDRVLHAETTSVSKHGARIRVTSTPARLAQGERLQVAIHHGQNPQAARVVWLDKRSASHYGIEFDEALGNFWGVYFPSKDGGSRSADKKEAPAPVAEASTPAAGQPQAAGQLAVEEQPALTPPAEIGRIPAMIAGLSAIRLPFAEKVELVFTRPQEGTALLQNIVEPGATLRITFAHRITKGYVLAVAGQREAGKWRVRLKCDAASA, encoded by the coding sequence ATGCAATCCGCACCGATCCCCAACGCCCTCTCCAGGGCGTTCAAACGGCGCAGCGCACGCGTTCAACTGAAGATCCTGATTTCTGTCGTGAGCGGCGACGACCGTGTTCTCCACGCTGAAACCACCTCGGTAAGCAAGCATGGTGCGCGCATCCGCGTCACCAGCACGCCCGCAAGATTGGCCCAGGGCGAGCGCTTGCAAGTCGCCATACACCACGGCCAGAACCCGCAAGCGGCGCGGGTGGTGTGGCTCGACAAACGCTCCGCCTCGCACTACGGCATCGAATTTGACGAAGCTCTCGGCAACTTCTGGGGCGTGTATTTCCCCAGCAAAGACGGGGGGTCGCGCAGCGCAGACAAAAAAGAGGCGCCCGCTCCCGTGGCCGAGGCCTCGACCCCGGCTGCCGGACAGCCTCAGGCTGCCGGCCAGCTTGCCGTCGAGGAGCAGCCGGCGCTCACACCGCCGGCCGAAATCGGCCGTATCCCGGCTATGATCGCGGGCCTCTCGGCCATCCGTCTGCCGTTCGCCGAAAAAGTGGAGTTGGTGTTCACTCGCCCGCAGGAGGGTACGGCGCTGCTGCAGAACATCGTGGAACCCGGCGCGACGTTGCGGATCACTTTTGCTCACCGCATCACCAAAGGGTACGTCCTGGCCGTCGCCGGCCAGCGCGAAGCGGGCAAATGGCGCGTCCGCCTCAAGTGCGACGCCGCCTCCGCGTAA
- the nagA gene encoding N-acetylglucosamine-6-phosphate deacetylase encodes MRTVLTASALLTPLEQISRPVLVIEDGVIAQVTARDHSEIPAGAQVRDFPGAILAPGFIDIHIHGGAGHDVMAANAAALEEIERFLVKHGVTAYFPTTVTAPLDDTYVALDRLAAAIETTSARKRNGSLRAQPLGIHLEGPFLSHAKRGVHPTEHLLAPSLEVFDRLWQAARGKVSLMTVAPELPKAEYLIGEAARRGVCVSLGHSDSLLAPVAAAIAAGARHATHTFNAMRALDHREPGILGAVLADDRLTADIIADGIHVHPDVVRLFLRAKGVERAVLITDALSATGMGDGRYRLGGFEFEVRGERAEHDGRLAGSVLTLDRAVRNAMQFTGCELRHAVRMATLNPARVAGFAGRKGQLVEGADADIVVLTPDGQPMHTFVAGVAVA; translated from the coding sequence GTGAGAACGGTCTTAACCGCATCGGCGCTGCTGACACCGCTGGAGCAGATCTCCCGCCCGGTGCTGGTCATCGAGGATGGAGTCATCGCGCAGGTCACTGCGCGCGACCACTCAGAGATTCCCGCCGGCGCGCAGGTGCGCGATTTCCCGGGCGCAATCCTGGCGCCCGGGTTCATTGACATCCACATTCACGGAGGCGCCGGACATGACGTCATGGCCGCCAATGCCGCCGCGCTCGAGGAGATCGAGCGTTTCCTGGTCAAGCACGGCGTGACTGCCTATTTCCCGACGACGGTGACGGCGCCGCTGGACGATACCTACGTTGCCCTGGACAGGCTGGCGGCGGCGATCGAAACCACCTCCGCCCGCAAGCGAAACGGCAGCCTGCGCGCCCAGCCGCTCGGTATCCACCTGGAGGGCCCATTCCTCAGCCATGCCAAGCGCGGCGTGCACCCCACCGAACATCTGCTGGCGCCGTCTCTGGAAGTGTTCGACCGGTTGTGGCAGGCGGCGCGGGGAAAAGTTTCGCTGATGACGGTTGCGCCGGAATTGCCCAAGGCGGAGTACCTGATCGGCGAGGCGGCGCGTCGCGGGGTGTGCGTCAGCCTGGGCCACAGCGACAGTTTGCTCGCCCCGGTCGCAGCGGCGATTGCCGCAGGCGCACGCCACGCCACCCACACCTTCAACGCCATGCGCGCCTTAGACCATCGCGAGCCGGGCATCCTGGGCGCGGTGCTGGCGGACGACCGGCTCACCGCCGACATCATTGCCGACGGAATTCACGTCCATCCCGATGTCGTGCGCCTGTTCCTGCGCGCCAAGGGCGTCGAACGCGCCGTGCTGATTACCGACGCCCTCAGCGCCACCGGCATGGGCGATGGCCGTTATCGTCTCGGCGGATTCGAGTTCGAAGTGCGCGGCGAGCGCGCCGAACACGACGGGCGCCTGGCGGGTAGCGTGCTCACGCTCGATCGCGCGGTGCGAAACGCCATGCAATTCACCGGCTGCGAATTGCGGCATGCGGTCCGGATGGCCACGCTGAATCCCGCGCGAGTCGCCGGTTTCGCGGGACGCAAGGGACAGCTCGTGGAAGGCGCCGACGCCGACATTGTTGTCTTGACGCCCGATGGGCAACCGATGCATACCTTCGTAGCCGGCGTGGCGGTGGCCTGA
- a CDS encoding SOS response-associated peptidase — MCGRFRLGKGREALKEYFGAEVDLDWSPRYNIAPTDRIPTVRQNATRPIRELALMRWGLIPFWAKDASIGYKMINARSETAATKPAFRDALKLRRCLIPADGFYEWKKLPKAKQPYCFTLRDESIFAFAGLWDRWKDPDGNTLETCSILTTSANELAAAVHDRMPVILPPDNYDLWLDPGFKDTKEISDMLKPYGAALMKAYAVSTRVNTVKNDDPQCAEPLDIPGGQHTLALRS, encoded by the coding sequence ATGTGCGGGCGATTCCGGTTGGGCAAAGGGCGTGAGGCACTGAAGGAGTACTTCGGCGCCGAGGTTGATCTGGACTGGTCGCCGCGCTACAACATCGCGCCCACGGATCGCATTCCCACCGTCCGGCAGAACGCCACCAGGCCGATTCGCGAGCTGGCGCTGATGCGCTGGGGCCTGATTCCCTTCTGGGCGAAAGACGCCTCCATCGGCTACAAGATGATCAACGCGCGCTCCGAGACCGCCGCCACCAAGCCTGCCTTCCGCGACGCCCTCAAGCTCCGCCGCTGCCTCATCCCCGCCGACGGCTTTTATGAATGGAAAAAATTGCCCAAGGCGAAACAGCCTTATTGCTTCACCCTGCGCGATGAATCCATCTTCGCTTTTGCCGGCCTCTGGGACCGCTGGAAAGATCCCGACGGCAACACTCTGGAGACCTGTTCCATCCTGACCACCTCGGCCAACGAGCTGGCCGCCGCCGTGCACGATCGCATGCCGGTCATCTTGCCGCCGGACAATTACGACCTCTGGCTCGATCCCGGTTTCAAGGACACCAAGGAAATTTCCGACATGCTGAAGCCCTATGGCGCGGCGCTGATGAAGGCGTACGCGGTCAGCACGCGGGTGAACACGGTGAAGAACGATGACCCGCAATGCGCCGAGCCGCTCGACATCCCCGGCGGCCAGCACACTTTGGCTTTGCGTTCTTAG
- a CDS encoding phosphoesterase — protein sequence MRVRVFYHDKCFDGACSAALFSRFYRERIREDVQFHYSGLVHRAGALFDERHFDGDENAIVDFKYSTSPKITWWFDHHLSAFLTPEDAAHYEADTSTKKFYDPGFKSCTKFIATIAETRFGFDPAPVAEVIEWADTIDGASYADAQTAVEMQQPAMKLTMVIESNQDPNFIPRLIPLLASMPLEEILRQPFVTGLLPPLLKRHQESIRLLRERAECKDGTVFFDVTDQDLEGYNKFIPYYLHPACTYSVGLSKSSFRTKVAVGSNPWARADTVVNLAKICERYGGGGHARVGAISFEPDKFEVARKAAREIVEELRASYRAAQSSSQPST from the coding sequence GTGAGAGTGCGGGTCTTTTACCACGACAAGTGTTTCGACGGCGCCTGCTCGGCCGCGTTGTTCAGCCGCTTCTACCGGGAGCGTATCCGCGAGGACGTGCAGTTCCACTACAGCGGCCTGGTGCACCGTGCCGGCGCGCTGTTCGACGAGCGCCACTTCGACGGCGACGAAAACGCCATCGTGGATTTCAAGTACTCCACCTCGCCCAAGATCACCTGGTGGTTCGATCATCACCTCAGCGCCTTCCTCACCCCCGAGGACGCCGCCCACTACGAGGCCGACACCAGCACCAAGAAATTCTACGATCCCGGGTTCAAGTCGTGCACCAAGTTCATCGCCACCATCGCCGAGACGCGCTTCGGCTTCGATCCGGCGCCGGTGGCGGAGGTCATTGAGTGGGCCGACACGATTGACGGCGCTTCCTATGCCGACGCCCAGACCGCGGTCGAAATGCAGCAGCCGGCGATGAAGCTGACCATGGTGATCGAATCCAACCAGGACCCGAACTTCATTCCACGGCTGATTCCCCTGCTGGCCTCCATGCCGCTGGAGGAAATCCTGCGCCAGCCCTTCGTCACCGGCCTGCTGCCGCCCCTGCTGAAGCGCCACCAGGAATCCATCCGCCTGCTGCGCGAGCGCGCCGAGTGCAAGGATGGCACGGTCTTCTTCGACGTCACCGACCAGGACCTGGAGGGCTACAACAAGTTCATCCCCTACTACCTGCATCCCGCCTGCACCTACAGCGTGGGGCTGAGCAAGAGCAGCTTCCGCACCAAGGTCGCGGTCGGCTCCAATCCCTGGGCGCGCGCCGATACCGTGGTGAACCTGGCCAAGATCTGCGAGCGTTACGGCGGCGGCGGACACGCGCGCGTGGGCGCGATTTCGTTCGAGCCTGACAAGTTCGAGGTCGCCCGCAAGGCCGCCCGCGAGATCGTGGAGGAGTTACGCGCCAGCTATCGCGCCGCCCAATCCTCGTCGCAACCGAGCACCTAG
- a CDS encoding PAS domain S-box protein, which translates to MPFRARPAWSDDEAREYASILDLANDAILVMDLNGNVQFWNRGAERLYGWTREEALGHNGHQLLRTEFPAPLPEILATVRAAGEWRGELVHTNKDGRTVEVASRWTPRTDASGHLTGTFEINRDLTEEKRRQEHSRSAERLATLGRLAATVAHEINNPLEVLTNVFYLLQQEPQSETARVLIQEGEAEVKCISDITNATLRYSRSVAQPAETSLRDILDNVLLVHSGQIRTRQVSVEKRYRADGRIVARAGEIRQVIANLIGNALDALPNGGKLRVTLTAAGHHGFRLAIADHGTGIPAAARARIFDPFFTTKGSSGTGLGLWIARDIVMRHGGSIRVRSYTSPGRSGTVFMIFLPSRTANQELESSVA; encoded by the coding sequence ATGCCTTTCCGCGCCCGCCCCGCCTGGTCTGATGACGAAGCGCGGGAGTACGCCTCCATTCTCGACCTCGCCAACGATGCCATCCTGGTGATGGACCTCAACGGCAACGTTCAATTCTGGAACCGCGGCGCCGAGCGGCTCTATGGCTGGACGCGCGAGGAAGCTCTCGGCCACAACGGTCATCAGCTTCTGCGAACCGAATTCCCCGCTCCTTTGCCGGAGATTCTGGCTACCGTCCGCGCGGCCGGGGAATGGCGTGGCGAGTTGGTTCACACCAACAAGGACGGCCGCACGGTCGAAGTTGCCAGCCGCTGGACTCCCCGCACCGATGCTTCCGGTCACCTGACCGGCACCTTCGAAATCAACCGCGATCTCACCGAGGAGAAGCGCCGCCAGGAGCACAGCCGCAGTGCCGAGCGGCTGGCCACTCTGGGGCGGCTCGCCGCCACCGTCGCTCACGAAATCAACAATCCGCTCGAGGTCCTCACCAACGTCTTTTATCTGCTGCAACAGGAGCCGCAGTCCGAGACCGCGCGCGTGCTGATCCAGGAGGGTGAAGCCGAGGTGAAGTGCATCTCCGACATCACCAATGCCACGCTGCGCTACTCGCGCTCCGTCGCCCAGCCGGCCGAGACCAGCTTGCGCGACATCCTCGACAATGTTTTGCTGGTGCACTCCGGGCAGATTCGGACGCGGCAGGTCAGCGTGGAAAAGCGCTACCGTGCCGATGGCCGCATCGTGGCCCGGGCCGGCGAAATCCGGCAGGTGATCGCCAACCTCATCGGCAACGCCCTCGACGCGCTGCCCAACGGCGGCAAACTGCGGGTCACCCTGACCGCCGCCGGCCATCATGGTTTCCGCCTCGCCATTGCCGACCATGGAACCGGCATTCCCGCCGCCGCCCGCGCCCGGATCTTCGACCCGTTTTTTACCACCAAGGGGTCCAGCGGCACCGGCTTGGGATTATGGATCGCCCGCGACATCGTCATGAGACACGGCGGCTCCATCCGCGTCCGCAGCTATACCAGCCCGGGCCGCTCCGGCACCGTGTTCATGATTTTTCTTCCCAGCCGCACGGCGAACCAGGAACTGGAATCCTCGGTTGCGTGA